A genomic segment from Chitinophaga flava encodes:
- a CDS encoding LytR/AlgR family response regulator transcription factor — protein MSNVTIRCVITDDEPLAARGILGYAECTGFLQVVAVCEDAIQLNSVLKQQPVDLLLLDIEMPYINGIEFLKNYPNPPKVIFTTAYERYAIQGFELDVLDYLLKPVSFERFLKAANKAYDFFAAQNTATQPYFFIKSDKKLEKVLYQEILFAEALENYVAVYTTDRKIITHATLKSVVEMLPAQQFIQPHKSYVVNIQHISAIEGNMLHMGSHQVPISKYQKEEVLEKIVNNRLLKK, from the coding sequence ATGAGCAACGTGACTATACGCTGTGTGATCACAGATGATGAACCACTGGCTGCCAGAGGTATACTAGGGTATGCAGAGTGTACCGGTTTTTTACAGGTAGTGGCAGTATGTGAAGATGCCATACAGCTGAATTCCGTCCTGAAACAACAACCGGTAGACCTGTTGCTGCTGGATATAGAAATGCCCTACATCAATGGTATAGAATTTCTGAAGAACTATCCCAACCCGCCCAAGGTAATTTTTACTACTGCTTATGAACGCTACGCCATACAGGGCTTTGAGCTGGACGTGCTCGATTATCTGCTGAAGCCGGTATCTTTTGAGCGGTTTCTGAAAGCGGCGAATAAGGCATATGATTTTTTTGCGGCGCAGAATACAGCAACACAGCCATATTTCTTCATCAAGTCTGACAAAAAGCTGGAGAAGGTTTTATATCAGGAAATTTTGTTTGCTGAAGCATTGGAGAATTATGTGGCTGTTTATACCACAGACCGGAAAATCATTACACATGCCACTTTAAAATCGGTAGTGGAAATGCTGCCGGCTCAGCAGTTCATACAGCCGCACAAGTCGTATGTGGTGAATATCCAGCATATCAGTGCTATCGAAGGTAATATGCTGCATATGGGGTCTCATCAGGTGCCTATCAGTAAATACCAGAAGGAAGAGGTACTGGAAAAGATTGTGAACAACCGCTTGCTGAAGAAGTAA
- a CDS encoding sensor histidine kinase: MKFFWRYIFPALYGLMAYFTIRLLTDSVTGMQFWKRSWALNCTEMAFSILMGFMFLWGDRRVFHYFDKKWHDNFSSKRIRQELLGVFLINLVVQNVFMIPMVALTDNGLQWFDLVDVNIIPLFYALIYYGVRRSYDYSMAYADNRLQLEKITNDKLETELKFLRAQYHPHFLFNALNTIYFQMDEDVAAAKKTVEKFADLLRYQLYDQQEKVCISHEIQYLQHFVELQKIRSTRKLQLQVYFDEQLRDEKVYPLLFLPLVENAFKYIGGEYQLQLLLRKQGGEISFYVENSLPAAAPDLPDMDIERKNGIGLENLQRRLELLYPGRHRFSAGVRQQQFIAELKLTINE, from the coding sequence ATGAAATTCTTCTGGAGATATATTTTCCCGGCCTTATATGGTCTGATGGCTTACTTCACGATCCGGCTGCTGACAGACAGTGTTACCGGCATGCAGTTCTGGAAGAGGTCCTGGGCGTTAAACTGTACTGAAATGGCATTCAGTATACTGATGGGGTTTATGTTCCTGTGGGGCGACCGCCGTGTGTTTCACTATTTTGATAAAAAATGGCATGACAATTTTTCCTCCAAAAGAATCCGTCAGGAGTTGCTGGGTGTATTTTTGATCAATCTGGTGGTACAGAATGTATTTATGATACCGATGGTAGCCCTGACAGATAATGGTCTCCAATGGTTTGATCTGGTGGATGTGAATATCATTCCTTTGTTTTATGCGCTGATTTATTATGGGGTAAGACGGAGTTACGATTATTCCATGGCTTATGCTGATAACAGGCTGCAGCTGGAAAAAATAACGAATGACAAGCTGGAAACGGAGCTGAAGTTTTTACGGGCGCAGTATCATCCGCATTTTCTGTTCAATGCGCTGAATACGATCTATTTTCAGATGGATGAAGATGTGGCGGCTGCTAAAAAAACGGTGGAGAAATTTGCGGACCTGCTTCGTTATCAGTTGTACGACCAGCAGGAAAAGGTATGCATCAGCCATGAAATACAGTACCTGCAACATTTTGTAGAACTGCAGAAAATCCGTTCTACCAGAAAACTGCAGTTGCAGGTATATTTTGATGAGCAGTTGCGGGATGAAAAAGTGTATCCGTTGCTGTTTCTGCCGCTGGTAGAAAATGCGTTTAAATATATAGGAGGCGAATATCAGCTGCAGTTGCTGCTGCGTAAGCAGGGTGGTGAGATCAGCTTTTATGTGGAAAATTCCCTGCCGGCCGCAGCACCGGATTTACCGGATATGGATATTGAAAGAAAAAACGGTATAGGGTTAGAGAACCTGCAACGCAGGCTGGAATTGCTTTATCCCGGCAGACATAGATTTTCTGCGGGTGTACGGCAACAACAATTTATAGCAGAATTAAAACTAACGATCAACGAATGA
- a CDS encoding acyltransferase family protein: MQTTYRQTYLDWLRIIAIAGVLFFHSAMPYVAEWGWHIKNNATSHALLEMNDFLHRFRMPLLFFISGTVSYYMLQSRSGGGFLGLRFRRLFVPLLVGVLVIVPPQVYLERVTQGYKGNFWDFYTAMFSTGAYPKGNMSWHHLWFICYLLAYDILCAPLFVWLGSPKGKQWLQKLNPLASGWWVYILMVPSVVSHAFLSRMYQQTGDLIHDYAYFPYYLWFLLAGFCCIANPLLMDSLERNRRTSFAIAFASLMLINYLRWNKLEPGYGWQGLQGWSYTALAVVCAWMWVFTAIGYGKRYLQKKSRVLDYVNEAVYPFYILHQTVIVILTFYLANLQEDIGLKYIFTVLVTFFISMSIFHLYIRPYPVMRFLFGMKPAKRKKAPEKAATEIVLPEMSNV; this comes from the coding sequence ATGCAAACAACCTACCGACAAACTTATCTCGACTGGTTACGGATCATCGCCATTGCCGGCGTATTGTTTTTTCATTCTGCCATGCCGTATGTGGCTGAGTGGGGATGGCATATTAAAAACAATGCCACGAGCCACGCGTTGCTGGAGATGAATGATTTCCTGCACCGTTTCCGGATGCCACTGTTGTTTTTTATTTCGGGTACCGTTAGTTATTATATGCTACAGAGCCGCAGTGGTGGCGGTTTTCTGGGGCTTCGTTTTCGGCGTTTATTTGTGCCCCTGCTGGTGGGCGTGCTGGTGATAGTGCCACCGCAGGTATACCTGGAGCGGGTAACGCAGGGGTATAAGGGTAATTTCTGGGATTTTTATACCGCGATGTTTAGTACAGGAGCCTATCCCAAAGGCAATATGAGCTGGCATCATCTCTGGTTCATCTGTTATCTGCTGGCCTATGATATCCTCTGTGCGCCCTTGTTTGTGTGGCTGGGATCTCCCAAAGGAAAACAATGGCTGCAGAAGCTGAATCCGTTGGCCTCGGGCTGGTGGGTATATATACTGATGGTGCCTAGTGTGGTTTCTCATGCTTTCCTGTCCCGTATGTACCAGCAAACCGGCGATCTTATCCATGATTATGCTTATTTCCCTTATTATCTATGGTTTTTACTGGCTGGTTTTTGCTGTATTGCCAATCCGCTGTTGATGGATAGCCTGGAGCGTAACCGCCGTACTTCTTTTGCCATCGCTTTTGCCAGTCTGATGCTGATCAATTATTTACGGTGGAATAAGCTGGAGCCGGGTTATGGCTGGCAGGGCCTGCAGGGATGGTCATATACAGCCCTGGCCGTTGTGTGTGCCTGGATGTGGGTATTTACAGCGATTGGTTATGGTAAAAGGTATCTTCAGAAAAAAAGCAGGGTGCTGGATTATGTCAATGAGGCGGTTTATCCCTTTTATATCCTGCATCAGACTGTTATTGTGATACTGACTTTTTACCTGGCCAATTTGCAGGAAGATATCGGATTGAAATATATCTTTACCGTACTGGTCACATTCTTTATCAGTATGAGTATTTTTCATCTGTATATCAGGCCCTACCCAGTGATGCGCTTCCTGTTTGGGATGAAGCCGGCTAAACGAAAGAAGGCCCCGGAGAAAGCTGCAACCGAAATTGTATTACCTGAAATGTCGAACGTATAA
- a CDS encoding DUF6000 family protein produces the protein MNDLQHMTDLHAGGNLVQQPSPFASLPSHQNNSELPLNIIHQWVKPYYMNVGSGNDEWIEPFINIKPLITHDLTTLLLGDSNWQTRKVGAYLAAVNNYTDLIDIIGSRFLKNEQYQGRMYALVLASFNTSKSIDYLDNYLLYYLKKPELHYDQQSAMEALLYLDTINGTNHCSRHFPNWIQLRQQWLHVSGLSLQYYEEQLSLLKILQKS, from the coding sequence ATGAACGATTTGCAGCATATGACCGACCTCCATGCGGGCGGAAACCTTGTCCAACAACCATCTCCCTTTGCCAGCCTGCCTTCTCATCAAAACAACTCTGAACTGCCGTTAAACATCATTCATCAATGGGTAAAGCCCTACTATATGAATGTAGGATCCGGCAATGACGAATGGATAGAACCCTTTATAAATATCAAGCCACTCATCACACACGACTTGACAACTTTATTGCTGGGCGATTCCAACTGGCAGACCCGAAAAGTAGGCGCCTATCTGGCCGCAGTCAACAATTATACTGACCTGATAGACATCATTGGCTCCCGGTTTCTCAAAAATGAGCAATATCAGGGACGCATGTACGCCCTCGTACTCGCCAGCTTCAATACCAGCAAAAGCATCGATTATCTCGACAACTACCTCCTCTATTACCTGAAAAAACCGGAACTGCACTACGACCAGCAATCGGCAATGGAAGCCTTGCTGTATCTGGACACCATCAACGGTACTAACCACTGCAGCCGCCATTTTCCGAACTGGATACAGCTCCGGCAACAATGGCTGCACGTATCCGGCCTCTCTCTTCAATACTACGAAGAACAGCTTTCGCTCCTTAAAATTTTACAGAAAAGCTAA
- a CDS encoding glycoside hydrolase family 28 protein: MKTVFLTLFALLLLCDVMANTINIADRGAKGDGKTDNTAIIQQAINECQQGTVLIPQGNYLTGPLVLKSDIRLYLEYGATLTGIPDMKKYPRPAKGGTPSLLHAADAANITICGEGTIDGQGDHPSFQLGDDSKTGAIRPMLLHMERCRHITVKDVHIRNAAYWVQKYEGCDDVTLHALKIYSHGNYNNDGIDISGSSNVLISDCYIDTDDDALCFKSEVNASCENITVSNCVLRSNCNALKFGTGSFSGFKNIAVSNIAIHKASEENRRHWKKNMPWMGITTDTTVIAGIALEVVDGGSMDQVIISGVAMKDVQTPVFIRLGDRNRGNTISSLKNVIISNIIAQSASQLTSSITGIPGYYVENVSISHVIITTPGGAANSNKPVPENIAAYPENRMFGTTLPAAAFYLRHVKNISFEDIRVNTLQPDARPAFVLDDVSGFENNRCWVNGTTATVSILKN; the protein is encoded by the coding sequence ATGAAAACAGTTTTTTTAACACTGTTTGCTCTTCTCCTGTTATGCGATGTTATGGCCAATACCATTAATATTGCCGACCGCGGCGCCAAAGGTGATGGCAAAACTGACAATACCGCCATCATCCAGCAGGCTATAAATGAATGCCAGCAAGGCACGGTCCTTATTCCCCAGGGGAATTACCTCACCGGCCCGCTTGTCCTCAAATCTGATATCCGGCTGTATCTCGAATACGGTGCCACCCTCACCGGTATCCCCGATATGAAAAAATATCCCCGCCCCGCCAAAGGCGGCACCCCTTCCCTGCTCCACGCTGCAGATGCCGCCAACATCACCATCTGCGGTGAAGGCACGATCGACGGCCAGGGCGACCATCCCAGCTTCCAGCTGGGCGACGACAGTAAAACCGGCGCCATCCGCCCTATGCTCCTCCATATGGAACGCTGCCGGCATATCACCGTAAAAGATGTCCATATCCGCAACGCAGCCTACTGGGTACAGAAATACGAAGGTTGCGACGATGTAACACTACATGCACTTAAAATATACAGCCACGGCAACTATAACAACGATGGCATAGATATCAGCGGCAGCAGCAACGTACTCATTTCCGATTGTTATATCGATACCGATGATGATGCACTTTGTTTCAAAAGTGAAGTCAATGCTTCCTGCGAAAACATTACCGTCAGTAATTGTGTGCTGCGGAGCAACTGCAATGCGCTCAAGTTCGGCACCGGCTCCTTCAGTGGCTTCAAAAACATCGCTGTCTCCAATATCGCTATACACAAGGCTTCCGAAGAAAACCGCCGTCACTGGAAAAAAAATATGCCCTGGATGGGTATCACCACCGATACCACCGTCATCGCCGGAATAGCCCTGGAAGTAGTAGACGGCGGTAGCATGGACCAGGTCATCATTTCGGGAGTCGCTATGAAAGACGTGCAGACACCCGTTTTCATCCGCCTGGGCGATCGTAACAGAGGCAATACTATCAGCTCTCTGAAAAATGTGATCATCAGCAACATCATCGCGCAAAGCGCCAGCCAGCTCACATCCAGCATTACCGGCATCCCCGGCTATTATGTGGAAAATGTGTCCATCAGTCATGTGATCATTACCACGCCAGGCGGAGCTGCCAATAGCAACAAACCCGTACCCGAAAACATAGCCGCTTATCCCGAAAACAGAATGTTTGGTACCACACTGCCTGCAGCAGCCTTTTATCTGCGGCATGTCAAAAACATTTCCTTCGAAGATATCCGCGTCAACACGCTGCAGCCTGACGCTCGCCCGGCATTTGTGCTGGACGATGTCAGCGGCTTCGAAAACAACCGCTGCTGGGTCAACGGCACCACTGCCACTGTTTCTATCTTAAAAAACTAA
- a CDS encoding group III truncated hemoglobin, translated as MEQLKDISSLDDIRLLVDSFYGKARADELLGPIFNGIIQNRWPEHLDKMYRFWETLLLDNHTYHGSPFWPHAQMPVNATHFDRWQQLFRETVTQLFDGPKASEACWRGEKMAQMFLSKITYYNSTTAIK; from the coding sequence ATGGAGCAACTAAAAGACATTTCCTCCCTTGACGATATCCGCCTGCTGGTAGACAGTTTCTACGGGAAAGCTCGTGCTGATGAGCTGCTGGGGCCCATTTTCAACGGCATCATACAAAACCGCTGGCCTGAACATCTCGACAAAATGTACCGCTTCTGGGAAACATTGCTGCTGGACAACCATACCTACCATGGTAGTCCTTTCTGGCCACATGCCCAAATGCCCGTGAATGCAACCCATTTTGACCGCTGGCAGCAGCTTTTCCGGGAAACGGTAACACAGCTTTTTGACGGGCCAAAAGCCAGCGAAGCCTGCTGGCGGGGAGAAAAAATGGCGCAGATGTTCCTCTCCAAGATCACGTATTACAATAGTACCACAGCAATAAAATAG
- the ric gene encoding iron-sulfur cluster repair di-iron protein: MEINENTIIGQLVATDYRTADVFRHHGIDFCCKGNRAIGQVCTEKKLDMAPILNELHDITATPECSIQTYHIWPLDQLAEHIVRKHHHYVAQKIPVLHQYLRKVCQVHGQEHPELWQIAALFTAAASELTAHMEKEELILFPRIREIVKKQEAGEYFESGAVSKVDKPIAVMMGEHDQEGERFRKIAELSNNYTPPENACNTYRVTYGILKEFQDDLHQHIHLENNILFPKAIAAEKTLTGSCKIPS, from the coding sequence ATGGAAATCAATGAAAACACCATCATTGGCCAACTGGTTGCCACCGACTACCGCACCGCCGACGTTTTCCGCCACCACGGCATCGACTTCTGTTGCAAAGGAAACCGGGCCATAGGCCAGGTTTGCACAGAAAAAAAACTCGACATGGCCCCTATCCTGAACGAACTGCATGATATAACGGCAACGCCTGAATGTAGTATACAAACCTATCACATATGGCCACTCGATCAGCTAGCAGAACATATTGTCCGCAAACACCACCATTATGTCGCACAAAAAATACCAGTCCTCCACCAATACCTGAGAAAAGTCTGCCAGGTACATGGACAAGAACATCCTGAACTGTGGCAGATAGCAGCCTTGTTTACCGCCGCGGCATCAGAGCTCACCGCCCACATGGAAAAGGAAGAACTGATACTTTTCCCACGCATCCGGGAAATCGTCAAAAAACAGGAGGCAGGCGAATACTTCGAATCCGGCGCTGTCAGCAAAGTGGATAAACCCATCGCTGTCATGATGGGCGAACACGACCAGGAAGGGGAACGCTTCCGCAAAATAGCTGAGCTGAGCAACAACTACACACCACCCGAAAATGCCTGCAACACCTATCGTGTTACCTACGGCATACTCAAAGAATTCCAGGACGACCTGCACCAGCACATACATCTCGAAAACAATATCCTTTTTCCTAAAGCAATAGCAGCCGAAAAAACACTGACCGGCAGTTGCAAAATACCTTCATAA
- a CDS encoding Crp/Fnr family transcriptional regulator: MAADTVILRRGQTCDTLSIILKGAFRLFAVDEAGNETTTWLVFENTLITEPASFLTRQPSRYYLQALEHSEITTIHYDQLHALYQKIPGFESFGRKLMEEILVGTMCRATSLLLDTPQERYNRLLQQPRFLQRVPLKHLASFIGITPSSLSRLRRRMQT, encoded by the coding sequence ATTGCGGCAGATACTGTTATCCTCCGGAGAGGACAAACCTGTGACACGCTTTCCATCATCCTGAAAGGAGCCTTCCGGCTTTTTGCTGTAGATGAAGCCGGTAATGAAACGACCACCTGGCTTGTATTTGAAAACACCCTGATTACCGAACCGGCCAGCTTCCTCACGCGGCAGCCCTCCCGCTATTACCTCCAGGCACTGGAGCATTCCGAAATAACTACCATTCACTACGATCAGCTGCATGCACTTTATCAAAAAATACCCGGATTCGAATCCTTTGGACGGAAACTGATGGAAGAAATATTAGTAGGCACCATGTGCAGAGCTACCTCACTACTCCTCGACACCCCGCAGGAAAGGTACAACCGGCTGCTACAGCAGCCCCGTTTTTTGCAACGGGTGCCATTGAAACATCTTGCCTCCTTTATCGGCATCACCCCTTCTTCCCTCAGCCGGCTACGGCGCCGCATGCAAACCTGA
- a CDS encoding SDR family NAD(P)-dependent oxidoreductase → MSAKIALITGANRGLGLEAARQLLQKGVKVILTARDPIKGEAAVRSLQHEYPHAAFLPLDISQPQQIQALFEKIYHLYGHLDILINNAAITHASPSRLPAQRMANTILQADIEELKAVFDTNVWGTLLLTQTMLPLLLKSNTGRIINLSSELGSIQLQADPASPIYHVKKFGYNSSKTMVNLLTVYLQEALRDTTVSAYTVSPGWVKTSMGTADALLEIPEGARIIVQAAQEEVPTRQFFTHQWQTIPW, encoded by the coding sequence ATGTCAGCAAAGATTGCGCTCATCACCGGCGCCAACCGTGGGCTGGGCCTGGAAGCCGCCCGGCAGTTATTGCAAAAGGGAGTAAAAGTTATCCTCACCGCCAGGGACCCTATAAAAGGTGAAGCTGCCGTCCGCAGCTTGCAACACGAATATCCCCACGCCGCCTTCCTCCCGCTGGATATCAGCCAGCCTCAACAGATACAGGCACTCTTCGAAAAGATCTATCACCTGTACGGCCACCTGGATATTCTCATTAACAACGCTGCAATCACCCATGCCAGCCCTTCCCGGCTGCCCGCTCAACGAATGGCCAATACTATCCTGCAGGCAGACATAGAAGAGCTTAAAGCTGTTTTTGATACCAATGTATGGGGTACGCTACTGCTCACGCAAACCATGCTTCCTCTCCTGCTGAAAAGCAATACCGGACGTATCATCAACCTGAGCAGTGAGCTGGGCAGCATTCAGTTACAGGCCGATCCCGCTTCTCCCATCTATCATGTAAAAAAATTCGGTTACAACAGCTCCAAAACAATGGTCAACCTGCTCACTGTATATCTCCAGGAAGCACTACGTGATACTACCGTCAGCGCCTATACTGTAAGCCCCGGCTGGGTGAAGACCTCCATGGGCACCGCTGATGCTTTGCTGGAAATCCCTGAAGGCGCCAGGATCATTGTACAGGCAGCCCAGGAAGAAGTGCCCACCCGACAGTTTTTCACCCATCAGTGGCAAACTATTCCTTGGTAA
- a CDS encoding PepSY-like domain-containing protein, with amino-acid sequence MKKHLMMVLSIGITVTAVAQVKVPAAAKTAFEKAYPGATKVKWNKEGIADTEVSFVHNGKHQSAVYNQAGILQETEETIAVSALPASVTAYLKEHYKGARIAEAAKITKAGGEVNYEAEVNKKDVLFDTNGKFLKEVVEH; translated from the coding sequence ATGAAAAAGCACCTGATGATGGTTTTGTCCATTGGTATAACGGTCACGGCTGTAGCGCAGGTAAAAGTGCCTGCAGCAGCCAAAACGGCCTTTGAAAAGGCTTATCCCGGCGCTACCAAAGTGAAGTGGAATAAAGAAGGGATTGCTGATACCGAAGTAAGTTTTGTGCATAATGGGAAACATCAGTCTGCTGTTTACAATCAGGCAGGCATCTTGCAGGAAACAGAGGAGACGATTGCTGTATCAGCTTTGCCGGCAAGCGTTACTGCTTATTTAAAGGAGCATTATAAGGGCGCCCGTATTGCAGAGGCGGCAAAGATTACCAAAGCCGGTGGCGAGGTAAATTATGAAGCTGAAGTGAATAAGAAAGATGTGTTGTTTGATACCAATGGCAAATTTCTGAAAGAAGTAGTAGAACATTGA
- a CDS encoding response regulator: protein MQKYAQILIADDDPEDVFIMEMMCRELSFSDNIHFVQDGMMALEYLDALYEKPLPSLIVLDLNMPRLTGTQTLELLKQHTRYQDIRVIIYSTFLNEIQKQQCIKLGAEAFVVKPDTYEEGLEIMQQFHDCSLGNYSFPIAS, encoded by the coding sequence ATGCAGAAATATGCACAGATCCTCATAGCCGACGATGACCCTGAGGACGTATTCATAATGGAAATGATGTGCAGGGAGCTTTCTTTTTCAGATAACATCCATTTTGTACAGGATGGCATGATGGCACTCGAATACCTGGATGCACTATACGAAAAGCCATTACCCTCGCTCATTGTCCTTGATCTGAATATGCCCAGACTTACGGGTACGCAAACACTGGAACTGTTGAAGCAGCACACACGGTACCAGGATATCCGGGTTATTATCTATTCCACTTTCCTGAATGAGATACAGAAACAACAGTGTATCAAACTGGGTGCAGAAGCTTTTGTAGTCAAACCAGACACTTATGAAGAAGGGCTGGAAATTATGCAACAGTTCCACGATTGCAGCCTGGGTAATTACTCTTTCCCTATAGCCAGCTGA
- a CDS encoding HvfX family Cu-binding RiPP maturation protein: protein MRFYAAYARRLSALKDIPLLFFRLVLAYGYYHPALLKWKDIHSIGDWFGQLHIPAPYISAYVVAVTETLGIILLTLGLWVRYITLPLMISMVVAIITVHWANGFEAGDNGFEIPLYYILMLFTLLVYGSGKIGLDALLERNR, encoded by the coding sequence ATGCGTTTTTATGCTGCATATGCGCGCCGGCTTTCGGCGCTGAAAGATATTCCCCTGTTGTTTTTCCGGCTGGTGCTGGCTTATGGTTATTATCATCCGGCGCTGCTGAAGTGGAAAGATATCCACAGTATTGGGGACTGGTTTGGCCAGTTGCATATCCCTGCGCCTTATATCAGTGCTTATGTGGTGGCTGTTACGGAAACGCTGGGTATCATTTTGCTGACGCTGGGACTGTGGGTGCGTTATATTACACTGCCGCTGATGATCAGTATGGTGGTGGCTATTATTACAGTACACTGGGCCAATGGTTTTGAGGCCGGTGACAATGGTTTTGAAATCCCTCTTTATTATATTCTCATGTTATTTACCCTGTTAGTGTATGGAAGTGGTAAAATAGGGTTGGATGCATTGTTGGAGCGTAACCGTTAG
- a CDS encoding HvfC/BufC N-terminal domain-containing protein: MNSLPDTWQLQQQFATHCRTGDKVKLPGVPQDRLAHYRRTILHTVKATIETAFPITSTNIPARKWNRMVSTFFANHACQSYQLWKMPLEFYTYSVENSWDEVYGIPYLSDLLGFEWAEIEVFNMEDIAPAPFRQEGSWLETPLVLNPEYRLLSFSYPVHLEAKAARLLKQKGAWFVLLYREAGTGHVQFTDLSPWLAFVVEQLVQGVTVRDILDYSPQLGITLTDTLEKDTLAFLGNMYRQHFVLGFQS, encoded by the coding sequence ATGAACTCGTTGCCTGATACATGGCAGCTGCAACAGCAGTTTGCGACCCATTGCCGTACCGGCGACAAAGTAAAGTTGCCTGGCGTGCCCCAGGACCGTCTTGCCCACTATCGCCGCACTATTCTGCATACGGTGAAAGCTACCATCGAAACCGCTTTCCCGATTACCTCCACCAATATCCCCGCGCGCAAATGGAACAGAATGGTCAGCACTTTTTTTGCTAACCATGCTTGCCAGTCGTACCAGCTATGGAAGATGCCGCTGGAGTTTTACACTTATTCGGTGGAAAACAGCTGGGATGAAGTATATGGTATACCGTATCTCAGTGATCTGCTCGGATTTGAATGGGCGGAGATAGAAGTGTTTAATATGGAAGATATTGCTCCGGCTCCTTTCAGGCAGGAAGGCAGCTGGCTGGAGACGCCGCTGGTACTGAATCCGGAGTACCGGTTGCTGTCATTTAGTTATCCGGTGCACCTGGAAGCGAAGGCAGCGCGGTTGCTGAAACAGAAGGGGGCCTGGTTTGTGCTGTTGTACCGGGAGGCTGGTACCGGCCATGTACAGTTTACTGATCTCTCGCCCTGGCTGGCTTTTGTAGTGGAGCAGCTGGTGCAGGGGGTAACGGTGAGGGACATACTGGATTATTCGCCACAGCTTGGAATAACGTTGACAGATACACTGGAAAAAGATACGCTGGCATTTTTAGGTAATATGTACCGGCAACATTTTGTGCTGGGCTTTCAATCCTGA
- a CDS encoding HvfB family MNIO-type RiPP peptide maturase yields the protein MVGLGFRREIAEEMISGTLITPDFVEFAPENWMNLGGYWKKMLHRVVEKYPVLCHGLSLSVGSPEELDKAFLRYVKSFLEEYKIQLYSEHLSYAKCNNAHLYDLLPMPFRMDAVKHIAGRIRQVQDFLQRPLAMEIISYYISVAPEMSEIDFINEVVAQSDCQLLLDINNIYVNAFNHHYDAKTFISQLPLDKVAYIHMAGHEQVSPDMILDTHGNPIADPVYDLFEWAIQRIKPVPVLLERDNNIPAVEALETELTRLKSICQKQWKQKNELVA from the coding sequence ATGGTAGGATTAGGCTTTCGCCGCGAGATTGCGGAAGAGATGATCAGCGGAACGCTGATCACTCCTGACTTCGTTGAATTTGCTCCGGAGAACTGGATGAACCTTGGTGGTTACTGGAAAAAGATGTTGCACCGGGTAGTGGAAAAGTATCCGGTACTCTGCCATGGGCTTTCCTTGTCTGTCGGCAGTCCTGAAGAGCTGGACAAAGCGTTCCTCCGTTATGTGAAATCTTTTCTGGAAGAATATAAAATACAACTGTACTCAGAACATCTGAGTTATGCCAAATGTAATAATGCCCATCTGTACGATCTGCTGCCAATGCCTTTCCGGATGGACGCGGTAAAACATATCGCCGGCCGTATCCGTCAGGTGCAGGACTTTCTTCAAAGGCCGCTGGCTATGGAGATCATCTCTTATTATATATCGGTGGCACCGGAAATGAGCGAGATTGATTTTATCAACGAAGTGGTAGCACAGTCTGACTGTCAGCTGCTGCTTGATATTAATAATATCTATGTCAATGCCTTTAATCATCATTATGATGCGAAGACATTTATTTCACAGCTACCGCTTGATAAGGTAGCTTATATACATATGGCTGGTCATGAGCAGGTATCCCCGGATATGATCCTGGACACACATGGGAATCCGATTGCAGATCCGGTATACGATCTGTTTGAATGGGCCATCCAGCGGATAAAACCGGTGCCGGTATTGCTGGAGCGGGATAACAATATTCCGGCTGTGGAAGCGCTGGAGACAGAACTGACGCGGCTGAAATCGATTTGTCAAAAACAATGGAAACAGAAAAATGAACTCGTTGCCTGA